From a single Anomaloglossus baeobatrachus isolate aAnoBae1 chromosome 8, aAnoBae1.hap1, whole genome shotgun sequence genomic region:
- the SEMA3F gene encoding semaphorin-3F isoform X2 — protein MHPLDPLILSWILLSFYHTVAKDITPPTPRVQLSFRELKASSTAHFLHFLLNTTDYRILLKDEDHDRMYVGSKDYILSLDLQDINREPLIIHWPAKQQRIDECVLSGKDINGECGNFIRLIQPWNRTHLYACGTGAYNPVCTYINRGRKAQASDHTAPPGGRGSRAADYPPSPAPAEHKDYVFYLDPDRVESGKGKCAYDPKLDSVSALINEELYSGVYIDFMGTDAAIFRAMGKQAAMRTDQYNSRWLNDPAFVHVQLIPDSLERNDDKLYFFFREKSTDSPHSPTVYSRIGRVCLNDDGGHCCLVNKWSTFLKARLICSVPGEDGIETHFDELQDVFIQQTQDNKNPVIYAVFSASGSVFKGSAVCVYSMADIRMVFNGPFAHKEGPNYQWMPYTGKIPYPRPGTCPGGTFTPSMKSTKDYPDEVINFMRTHPVMYNAVYPVHRQPLLVRTNVNYRFTSIAVDQVDASDGRYEVLFLGTDQGTVQKVIVLPKDDLETEELILEEVEVFKVPSPIKSMKISSKRQQLYVSSVSGVTHLALHRCDVYGEACADCCLARDPYCAWDGKTCSRYSASSKRRSRRQDVRHGNPMRQCRGYNSNANKNGMDAAQYGVEGSSAFLECQARSPQASIKWILQKDNSERKKELRSEGRFLKTEQGLLIRSLQLSDTGVYHCTATENNFKHTVMRVRLHVLSAEAVTAALLHPDAPAPLSSHPAGPPGAYDDLVQLLSQPEMGLINQYCQGYWRPSGSSHSDAKDLQDQKRARNRRNHPPTEELQT, from the exons AGCTAAAGGCTTCGAGCACCGCACATTTCCTGCACTTTCTGCTGAACACGACGGATTATCGGATTCTGCTGAAAGATGAAGATCACGACCGGATGTACGTGGGCAGCAAAGACTACATCCTGTCCCTGGATCTGCAGGACATCAACCGGGAGCCTCTCATA ATTCATTGGCCGGCAAAGCAGCAGCGAATTGATGAATGCGTCTTATCCGGTAAAGATATCAAT GGAGAATGCGGTAATTTTATCCGACTTATCCAACCCTGGAACAGGACGCACCTGTACGCGTGCGGGACAGGAGCGTATAATCCTGTGTGCACGTACATCAACCGTGGACGCAAAGCCCAG GCCTCAGATCACACAGCGCCCCCAGGAGGAAGAGGGAGCAGAGCAGCAGATTATCCGCCCAGCCCAGCACCAGCAGAGCACAAG GATTATGTGTTCTACCTGGACCCGGACCGCGTGGAGTCAGGGAAAGGAAAATGTGCTTACGACCCCAAACTAGACAGCGTCTCTGCCCTCATCA ACGAGGAACTCTACTCCGGGGTATACATAGATTTCATGGGCACTGATGCTGCTATTTTCAGAGCGATGGGCAAGCAAGCCGCCATGAGGACGGACCAGTACAATTCCCGCTGGCTCAATG ACCCAGCGTTCGTCCACGTACAACTCATCCCCGACAGCTTGGAGCGAAATGACGATAAACTTTATTTCTTCTTCCGAGAAAAGTCCACAGATTCCCCACACAGCCCAACCGTATATTCCCGCATCGGAAGGGTGTGCCTG AATGACGATGGAGGTCACTGCTGCCTGGTAAATAAGTGGAGCACATTCCTGAAAGCGCGGCTCATATGCTCCGTACCAGGGGAAGACGGGATCGAGACTCATTTTGATGAATTAC AGGACGTCTTCATTCAGCAGACGCAGGATAATAAGAATCCCGTCATCTACGCCGTCTTCTCTGCCTCCGG CTCTGTGTTTAAAGGTTCAGCTGTGTGCGTATACTCGATGGCCGACATACGCATGGTGTTCAATGGACCATTTGCTCACAAGGAGGGACCCAACTACCAGTGGATGCCGTATACAGGAAAGATCCCTTATCCACGCCCTGGAACG TGTCCAGGAGGTACGTTCACTCCATCCATGAAGTCCACTAAGGATTACCCAGACGAGGTGATAAACTTCATGAGGACTCACCCGGTCATGTACAATGCCGTGTACCCCGTCCATCGTCAGCCATTGCTCGTCCGCACCAATGTCAACTATAGGTTCACCAGCATTGCTGTGGATCAAGTGGACGCGTCTGATGGAAGATATGAGGTTCTCTTCTTGGGCACAG ATCAGGGCACAGTGCAGAAAGTGATTGTGCTTCCCAAAGATGACTTGGAGACAGAGGAGCTGATCTTGGAAGAGGTGGAAGTGTTCAAG GTCCCTTCACCAATCAAATCCATGAAAATTTCATCGAAACGA CAACAGCTCTATGTCTCGTCGGTGTCTGGGGTGACGCATCTTGCCCTCCATCGTTGTGATGTGTATGGAGAGGCGTGTGCCGACTGCTGCCTGGCCAGAGACCCTTATTGTGCGTGGGATGGGAAAACGTGTTCACGTTATTCAGCGTCCTCCAAGCG GCGAAGCCGACGACAAGATGTCCGACATGGGAACCCTATGAGGCAATGCCGGGGGTACAACTCCAATG CCAATAAGAACGGCATGGACGCCGCACAGTATGGGGTTGAGGGAAGCTCTGCCTTCCTTGAATGTCAAGCACGCTCTCCTCAGGCCTCAATCAAGTGGATCTTGCAGAAAGACAACTCTGAGCGAAAGAAAGAG CTTCGCTCAGAAGGACGCTTCTTAAAGACGGAGCAAGGACTCCTCATCCGGTCCCTCCAGCTCTCCGACACCGGCGTCTACCACTGCACTGCCACCGAGAACAACTTCAAGCACACAGTAATGCGTGTCCGACTCCACGTCCTGAGCGCCGAGGCCGTCACTGCCGCTCTCCTTCACCCTGATGCACCGGCTCCTTTGTCCTCTCACCCTGCTGGGCCCCCCGGGGCCTATGATGATTTAGTGCAGCTGCTCTCCCAGCCTGAGATGGGACTTATCAACCAATACTGCCAAGGATATTGGCGCCCATCGGGCTCCTCTCACAGTGACGCAAAAGACCTTCAAGACCAGAAACGAGCGAGGAATCGACGGAACCACCCGCCTACAGAGGAGCTGCAGACATGA
- the SEMA3F gene encoding semaphorin-3F isoform X4, producing MHPLDPLILSWILLSFYHTVAKDITPPTPRVQLSFRELKASSTAHFLHFLLNTTDYRILLKDEDHDRMYVGSKDYILSLDLQDINREPLIIHWPAKQQRIDECVLSGKDINGECGNFIRLIQPWNRTHLYACGTGAYNPVCTYINRGRKAQDYVFYLDPDRVESGKGKCAYDPKLDSVSALINEELYSGVYIDFMGTDAAIFRAMGKQAAMRTDQYNSRWLNDPAFVHVQLIPDSLERNDDKLYFFFREKSTDSPHSPTVYSRIGRVCLNDDGGHCCLVNKWSTFLKARLICSVPGEDGIETHFDELQDVFIQQTQDNKNPVIYAVFSASGSVFKGSAVCVYSMADIRMVFNGPFAHKEGPNYQWMPYTGKIPYPRPGTCPGGTFTPSMKSTKDYPDEVINFMRTHPVMYNAVYPVHRQPLLVRTNVNYRFTSIAVDQVDASDGRYEVLFLGTDQGTVQKVIVLPKDDLETEELILEEVEVFKVPSPIKSMKISSKRQQLYVSSVSGVTHLALHRCDVYGEACADCCLARDPYCAWDGKTCSRYSASSKRRSRRQDVRHGNPMRQCRGYNSNANKNGMDAAQYGVEGSSAFLECQARSPQASIKWILQKDNSERKKELRSEGRFLKTEQGLLIRSLQLSDTGVYHCTATENNFKHTVMRVRLHVLSAEAVTAALLHPDAPAPLSSHPAGPPGAYDDLVQLLSQPEMGLINQYCQGYWRPSGSSHSDAKDLQDQKRARNRRNHPPTEELQT from the exons AGCTAAAGGCTTCGAGCACCGCACATTTCCTGCACTTTCTGCTGAACACGACGGATTATCGGATTCTGCTGAAAGATGAAGATCACGACCGGATGTACGTGGGCAGCAAAGACTACATCCTGTCCCTGGATCTGCAGGACATCAACCGGGAGCCTCTCATA ATTCATTGGCCGGCAAAGCAGCAGCGAATTGATGAATGCGTCTTATCCGGTAAAGATATCAAT GGAGAATGCGGTAATTTTATCCGACTTATCCAACCCTGGAACAGGACGCACCTGTACGCGTGCGGGACAGGAGCGTATAATCCTGTGTGCACGTACATCAACCGTGGACGCAAAGCCCAG GATTATGTGTTCTACCTGGACCCGGACCGCGTGGAGTCAGGGAAAGGAAAATGTGCTTACGACCCCAAACTAGACAGCGTCTCTGCCCTCATCA ACGAGGAACTCTACTCCGGGGTATACATAGATTTCATGGGCACTGATGCTGCTATTTTCAGAGCGATGGGCAAGCAAGCCGCCATGAGGACGGACCAGTACAATTCCCGCTGGCTCAATG ACCCAGCGTTCGTCCACGTACAACTCATCCCCGACAGCTTGGAGCGAAATGACGATAAACTTTATTTCTTCTTCCGAGAAAAGTCCACAGATTCCCCACACAGCCCAACCGTATATTCCCGCATCGGAAGGGTGTGCCTG AATGACGATGGAGGTCACTGCTGCCTGGTAAATAAGTGGAGCACATTCCTGAAAGCGCGGCTCATATGCTCCGTACCAGGGGAAGACGGGATCGAGACTCATTTTGATGAATTAC AGGACGTCTTCATTCAGCAGACGCAGGATAATAAGAATCCCGTCATCTACGCCGTCTTCTCTGCCTCCGG CTCTGTGTTTAAAGGTTCAGCTGTGTGCGTATACTCGATGGCCGACATACGCATGGTGTTCAATGGACCATTTGCTCACAAGGAGGGACCCAACTACCAGTGGATGCCGTATACAGGAAAGATCCCTTATCCACGCCCTGGAACG TGTCCAGGAGGTACGTTCACTCCATCCATGAAGTCCACTAAGGATTACCCAGACGAGGTGATAAACTTCATGAGGACTCACCCGGTCATGTACAATGCCGTGTACCCCGTCCATCGTCAGCCATTGCTCGTCCGCACCAATGTCAACTATAGGTTCACCAGCATTGCTGTGGATCAAGTGGACGCGTCTGATGGAAGATATGAGGTTCTCTTCTTGGGCACAG ATCAGGGCACAGTGCAGAAAGTGATTGTGCTTCCCAAAGATGACTTGGAGACAGAGGAGCTGATCTTGGAAGAGGTGGAAGTGTTCAAG GTCCCTTCACCAATCAAATCCATGAAAATTTCATCGAAACGA CAACAGCTCTATGTCTCGTCGGTGTCTGGGGTGACGCATCTTGCCCTCCATCGTTGTGATGTGTATGGAGAGGCGTGTGCCGACTGCTGCCTGGCCAGAGACCCTTATTGTGCGTGGGATGGGAAAACGTGTTCACGTTATTCAGCGTCCTCCAAGCG GCGAAGCCGACGACAAGATGTCCGACATGGGAACCCTATGAGGCAATGCCGGGGGTACAACTCCAATG CCAATAAGAACGGCATGGACGCCGCACAGTATGGGGTTGAGGGAAGCTCTGCCTTCCTTGAATGTCAAGCACGCTCTCCTCAGGCCTCAATCAAGTGGATCTTGCAGAAAGACAACTCTGAGCGAAAGAAAGAG CTTCGCTCAGAAGGACGCTTCTTAAAGACGGAGCAAGGACTCCTCATCCGGTCCCTCCAGCTCTCCGACACCGGCGTCTACCACTGCACTGCCACCGAGAACAACTTCAAGCACACAGTAATGCGTGTCCGACTCCACGTCCTGAGCGCCGAGGCCGTCACTGCCGCTCTCCTTCACCCTGATGCACCGGCTCCTTTGTCCTCTCACCCTGCTGGGCCCCCCGGGGCCTATGATGATTTAGTGCAGCTGCTCTCCCAGCCTGAGATGGGACTTATCAACCAATACTGCCAAGGATATTGGCGCCCATCGGGCTCCTCTCACAGTGACGCAAAAGACCTTCAAGACCAGAAACGAGCGAGGAATCGACGGAACCACCCGCCTACAGAGGAGCTGCAGACATGA
- the SEMA3F gene encoding semaphorin-3F isoform X3 encodes MHPLDPLILSWILLSFYHTVAKDITPPTPRVQLSFRELKASSTAHFLHFLLNTTDYRILLKDEDHDRMYVGSKDYILSLDLQDINREPLIIHWPAKQQRIDECVLSGKDINGECGNFIRLIQPWNRTHLYACGTGAYNPVCTYINRGRKAQDYVFYLDPDRVESGKGKCAYDPKLDSVSALINEELYSGVYIDFMGTDAAIFRAMGKQAAMRTDQYNSRWLNDPAFVHVQLIPDSLERNDDKLYFFFREKSTDSPHSPTVYSRIGRVCLNDDGGHCCLVNKWSTFLKARLICSVPGEDGIETHFDELQDVFIQQTQDNKNPVIYAVFSASGSVFKGSAVCVYSMADIRMVFNGPFAHKEGPNYQWMPYTGKIPYPRPGTCPGGTFTPSMKSTKDYPDEVINFMRTHPVMYNAVYPVHRQPLLVRTNVNYRFTSIAVDQVDASDGRYEVLFLGTDQGTVQKVIVLPKDDLETEELILEEVEVFKVPSPIKSMKISSKRQQLYVSSVSGVTHLALHRCDVYGEACADCCLARDPYCAWDGKTCSRYSASSKRYAEGRSRRQDVRHGNPMRQCRGYNSNANKNGMDAAQYGVEGSSAFLECQARSPQASIKWILQKDNSERKKELRSEGRFLKTEQGLLIRSLQLSDTGVYHCTATENNFKHTVMRVRLHVLSAEAVTAALLHPDAPAPLSSHPAGPPGAYDDLVQLLSQPEMGLINQYCQGYWRPSGSSHSDAKDLQDQKRARNRRNHPPTEELQT; translated from the exons AGCTAAAGGCTTCGAGCACCGCACATTTCCTGCACTTTCTGCTGAACACGACGGATTATCGGATTCTGCTGAAAGATGAAGATCACGACCGGATGTACGTGGGCAGCAAAGACTACATCCTGTCCCTGGATCTGCAGGACATCAACCGGGAGCCTCTCATA ATTCATTGGCCGGCAAAGCAGCAGCGAATTGATGAATGCGTCTTATCCGGTAAAGATATCAAT GGAGAATGCGGTAATTTTATCCGACTTATCCAACCCTGGAACAGGACGCACCTGTACGCGTGCGGGACAGGAGCGTATAATCCTGTGTGCACGTACATCAACCGTGGACGCAAAGCCCAG GATTATGTGTTCTACCTGGACCCGGACCGCGTGGAGTCAGGGAAAGGAAAATGTGCTTACGACCCCAAACTAGACAGCGTCTCTGCCCTCATCA ACGAGGAACTCTACTCCGGGGTATACATAGATTTCATGGGCACTGATGCTGCTATTTTCAGAGCGATGGGCAAGCAAGCCGCCATGAGGACGGACCAGTACAATTCCCGCTGGCTCAATG ACCCAGCGTTCGTCCACGTACAACTCATCCCCGACAGCTTGGAGCGAAATGACGATAAACTTTATTTCTTCTTCCGAGAAAAGTCCACAGATTCCCCACACAGCCCAACCGTATATTCCCGCATCGGAAGGGTGTGCCTG AATGACGATGGAGGTCACTGCTGCCTGGTAAATAAGTGGAGCACATTCCTGAAAGCGCGGCTCATATGCTCCGTACCAGGGGAAGACGGGATCGAGACTCATTTTGATGAATTAC AGGACGTCTTCATTCAGCAGACGCAGGATAATAAGAATCCCGTCATCTACGCCGTCTTCTCTGCCTCCGG CTCTGTGTTTAAAGGTTCAGCTGTGTGCGTATACTCGATGGCCGACATACGCATGGTGTTCAATGGACCATTTGCTCACAAGGAGGGACCCAACTACCAGTGGATGCCGTATACAGGAAAGATCCCTTATCCACGCCCTGGAACG TGTCCAGGAGGTACGTTCACTCCATCCATGAAGTCCACTAAGGATTACCCAGACGAGGTGATAAACTTCATGAGGACTCACCCGGTCATGTACAATGCCGTGTACCCCGTCCATCGTCAGCCATTGCTCGTCCGCACCAATGTCAACTATAGGTTCACCAGCATTGCTGTGGATCAAGTGGACGCGTCTGATGGAAGATATGAGGTTCTCTTCTTGGGCACAG ATCAGGGCACAGTGCAGAAAGTGATTGTGCTTCCCAAAGATGACTTGGAGACAGAGGAGCTGATCTTGGAAGAGGTGGAAGTGTTCAAG GTCCCTTCACCAATCAAATCCATGAAAATTTCATCGAAACGA CAACAGCTCTATGTCTCGTCGGTGTCTGGGGTGACGCATCTTGCCCTCCATCGTTGTGATGTGTATGGAGAGGCGTGTGCCGACTGCTGCCTGGCCAGAGACCCTTATTGTGCGTGGGATGGGAAAACGTGTTCACGTTATTCAGCGTCCTCCAAGCGGTATGCAGAGGG GCGAAGCCGACGACAAGATGTCCGACATGGGAACCCTATGAGGCAATGCCGGGGGTACAACTCCAATG CCAATAAGAACGGCATGGACGCCGCACAGTATGGGGTTGAGGGAAGCTCTGCCTTCCTTGAATGTCAAGCACGCTCTCCTCAGGCCTCAATCAAGTGGATCTTGCAGAAAGACAACTCTGAGCGAAAGAAAGAG CTTCGCTCAGAAGGACGCTTCTTAAAGACGGAGCAAGGACTCCTCATCCGGTCCCTCCAGCTCTCCGACACCGGCGTCTACCACTGCACTGCCACCGAGAACAACTTCAAGCACACAGTAATGCGTGTCCGACTCCACGTCCTGAGCGCCGAGGCCGTCACTGCCGCTCTCCTTCACCCTGATGCACCGGCTCCTTTGTCCTCTCACCCTGCTGGGCCCCCCGGGGCCTATGATGATTTAGTGCAGCTGCTCTCCCAGCCTGAGATGGGACTTATCAACCAATACTGCCAAGGATATTGGCGCCCATCGGGCTCCTCTCACAGTGACGCAAAAGACCTTCAAGACCAGAAACGAGCGAGGAATCGACGGAACCACCCGCCTACAGAGGAGCTGCAGACATGA
- the SEMA3F gene encoding semaphorin-3F isoform X1: MHPLDPLILSWILLSFYHTVAKDITPPTPRVQLSFRELKASSTAHFLHFLLNTTDYRILLKDEDHDRMYVGSKDYILSLDLQDINREPLIIHWPAKQQRIDECVLSGKDINGECGNFIRLIQPWNRTHLYACGTGAYNPVCTYINRGRKAQASDHTAPPGGRGSRAADYPPSPAPAEHKDYVFYLDPDRVESGKGKCAYDPKLDSVSALINEELYSGVYIDFMGTDAAIFRAMGKQAAMRTDQYNSRWLNDPAFVHVQLIPDSLERNDDKLYFFFREKSTDSPHSPTVYSRIGRVCLNDDGGHCCLVNKWSTFLKARLICSVPGEDGIETHFDELQDVFIQQTQDNKNPVIYAVFSASGSVFKGSAVCVYSMADIRMVFNGPFAHKEGPNYQWMPYTGKIPYPRPGTCPGGTFTPSMKSTKDYPDEVINFMRTHPVMYNAVYPVHRQPLLVRTNVNYRFTSIAVDQVDASDGRYEVLFLGTDQGTVQKVIVLPKDDLETEELILEEVEVFKVPSPIKSMKISSKRQQLYVSSVSGVTHLALHRCDVYGEACADCCLARDPYCAWDGKTCSRYSASSKRYAEGRSRRQDVRHGNPMRQCRGYNSNANKNGMDAAQYGVEGSSAFLECQARSPQASIKWILQKDNSERKKELRSEGRFLKTEQGLLIRSLQLSDTGVYHCTATENNFKHTVMRVRLHVLSAEAVTAALLHPDAPAPLSSHPAGPPGAYDDLVQLLSQPEMGLINQYCQGYWRPSGSSHSDAKDLQDQKRARNRRNHPPTEELQT; the protein is encoded by the exons AGCTAAAGGCTTCGAGCACCGCACATTTCCTGCACTTTCTGCTGAACACGACGGATTATCGGATTCTGCTGAAAGATGAAGATCACGACCGGATGTACGTGGGCAGCAAAGACTACATCCTGTCCCTGGATCTGCAGGACATCAACCGGGAGCCTCTCATA ATTCATTGGCCGGCAAAGCAGCAGCGAATTGATGAATGCGTCTTATCCGGTAAAGATATCAAT GGAGAATGCGGTAATTTTATCCGACTTATCCAACCCTGGAACAGGACGCACCTGTACGCGTGCGGGACAGGAGCGTATAATCCTGTGTGCACGTACATCAACCGTGGACGCAAAGCCCAG GCCTCAGATCACACAGCGCCCCCAGGAGGAAGAGGGAGCAGAGCAGCAGATTATCCGCCCAGCCCAGCACCAGCAGAGCACAAG GATTATGTGTTCTACCTGGACCCGGACCGCGTGGAGTCAGGGAAAGGAAAATGTGCTTACGACCCCAAACTAGACAGCGTCTCTGCCCTCATCA ACGAGGAACTCTACTCCGGGGTATACATAGATTTCATGGGCACTGATGCTGCTATTTTCAGAGCGATGGGCAAGCAAGCCGCCATGAGGACGGACCAGTACAATTCCCGCTGGCTCAATG ACCCAGCGTTCGTCCACGTACAACTCATCCCCGACAGCTTGGAGCGAAATGACGATAAACTTTATTTCTTCTTCCGAGAAAAGTCCACAGATTCCCCACACAGCCCAACCGTATATTCCCGCATCGGAAGGGTGTGCCTG AATGACGATGGAGGTCACTGCTGCCTGGTAAATAAGTGGAGCACATTCCTGAAAGCGCGGCTCATATGCTCCGTACCAGGGGAAGACGGGATCGAGACTCATTTTGATGAATTAC AGGACGTCTTCATTCAGCAGACGCAGGATAATAAGAATCCCGTCATCTACGCCGTCTTCTCTGCCTCCGG CTCTGTGTTTAAAGGTTCAGCTGTGTGCGTATACTCGATGGCCGACATACGCATGGTGTTCAATGGACCATTTGCTCACAAGGAGGGACCCAACTACCAGTGGATGCCGTATACAGGAAAGATCCCTTATCCACGCCCTGGAACG TGTCCAGGAGGTACGTTCACTCCATCCATGAAGTCCACTAAGGATTACCCAGACGAGGTGATAAACTTCATGAGGACTCACCCGGTCATGTACAATGCCGTGTACCCCGTCCATCGTCAGCCATTGCTCGTCCGCACCAATGTCAACTATAGGTTCACCAGCATTGCTGTGGATCAAGTGGACGCGTCTGATGGAAGATATGAGGTTCTCTTCTTGGGCACAG ATCAGGGCACAGTGCAGAAAGTGATTGTGCTTCCCAAAGATGACTTGGAGACAGAGGAGCTGATCTTGGAAGAGGTGGAAGTGTTCAAG GTCCCTTCACCAATCAAATCCATGAAAATTTCATCGAAACGA CAACAGCTCTATGTCTCGTCGGTGTCTGGGGTGACGCATCTTGCCCTCCATCGTTGTGATGTGTATGGAGAGGCGTGTGCCGACTGCTGCCTGGCCAGAGACCCTTATTGTGCGTGGGATGGGAAAACGTGTTCACGTTATTCAGCGTCCTCCAAGCGGTATGCAGAGGG GCGAAGCCGACGACAAGATGTCCGACATGGGAACCCTATGAGGCAATGCCGGGGGTACAACTCCAATG CCAATAAGAACGGCATGGACGCCGCACAGTATGGGGTTGAGGGAAGCTCTGCCTTCCTTGAATGTCAAGCACGCTCTCCTCAGGCCTCAATCAAGTGGATCTTGCAGAAAGACAACTCTGAGCGAAAGAAAGAG CTTCGCTCAGAAGGACGCTTCTTAAAGACGGAGCAAGGACTCCTCATCCGGTCCCTCCAGCTCTCCGACACCGGCGTCTACCACTGCACTGCCACCGAGAACAACTTCAAGCACACAGTAATGCGTGTCCGACTCCACGTCCTGAGCGCCGAGGCCGTCACTGCCGCTCTCCTTCACCCTGATGCACCGGCTCCTTTGTCCTCTCACCCTGCTGGGCCCCCCGGGGCCTATGATGATTTAGTGCAGCTGCTCTCCCAGCCTGAGATGGGACTTATCAACCAATACTGCCAAGGATATTGGCGCCCATCGGGCTCCTCTCACAGTGACGCAAAAGACCTTCAAGACCAGAAACGAGCGAGGAATCGACGGAACCACCCGCCTACAGAGGAGCTGCAGACATGA